In Odocoileus virginianus isolate 20LAN1187 ecotype Illinois chromosome 23, Ovbor_1.2, whole genome shotgun sequence, one DNA window encodes the following:
- the ARHGAP8 gene encoding rho GTPase-activating protein 8 isoform X1: MPGSSGGGVRTVPPGRPTPQQSMSGLDLEELAEIELQRDEEEAAAIRAARRPSAAPSVAPPAGLDPELSMNHPFYDVARHGILQVAGEDRFGRRVVTFCCCRMPPSHELNHRRLLEYLKYTLDQYVESDYTIIYFHYGLSSQNKPSLRWLQSAYKEFDRRYKKNLKALYVVHPTNFIKILWTILKPLVSHKFGKKVTYFNYLSELREHLKCDQLSIPQEVLRYDEELQNLHAGRLPPPTKTPPPRPPLPTQQFGVSLQYLKDKNQGELIPPVLRYTVTYLREKGLHTEGLFRRSASVQTVREIQRLYNQGKPVNFDDYGDIHLPAVILKTFLRELPQPLLTFEAYEQILEITSVESSLRVTCCRQILQNLPEHNYAVLSYLMGFLHEVSQESISNKMNSSNLACVFGLNLIWPSQGASSLGALVPLNLFTELLIEYHEKVFSRRLEERGAQAGERGGPRARGSAPDGGAAGDRPASGLARPPLPPRPLTTAWRLL; the protein is encoded by the exons ATGCCTGGATCCTCGGGAGGCGGCGTCCGGACAGTGCCTCCGGGCCGCCCTACGCCCCAGCAGAGCATGTCCGGGCTGGACCTGGAGGAGCTGGCCGAAATAG AGCTGCAGAGAGATGAGGAGGAGGCCGCCGCCATTCGTGCCGCAAGAAGGCCCTCGGCGGCACCCTCCGTGGCACCCCCGGCTGGCCTGGACCCCGAGCTGAGCATGAACCACCCCTTCTATGACGTGGCCCGACACGGCATCCTGCAGGTGGCAG GGGAGGACCGATTCGGAAGACGAGTTGTCACATTCTGCTGCTGCCGGATGCCCCCCTCCCACGAGCTCAACCACAGGCGGCTGCTGGA GTATTTGAAGTACACGCTGGACCAGTACGTGGAGAGCGATTACACCATCATCTACTTCCACTACGGGCTGAGCAGCCAGAACAAGCCATCCCTTCGCTGGCTCCAGAGCGCCTACAAGGAGTTTGACAGGAG GTACAAGAAGAACCTGAAGGCCCTGTATGTCGTGCACCCCACCAACTTCATCAAAATCCTGTGGACCATCCTGAAGCCCCTTGTCAG tcacAAGTTTGGGAAAAAAGTCACCTACTTCAACTATCTGAGCGAGCTCCGTGAACACCTCAAATGTGACCAGTTGAGCATCCCCCAGGAGGTTCTGCG ATACGACGAGGAGCTTCAGAACCTACACGCCGGCAGGCTGCCCCCTCCCACCAAGACACCCCCACCGCGGCCCCCTCTGCCCACCCAGCAATTCGGCGTCAGTCTGCAATA cCTCAAAGACAAAAATCAAGGTGAACTCATCCCCCCCGTGCTGAGGTACACAGTGACGTACCTGAGAGAGAAAG GACTCCACACCGAGGGCCTGTTCCGGAGATCGGCCAGTGTCCAGACGGTCCGCGAGATCCAGCGGCTCTACAACCAAG GGAAGCCCGTGAACTTCGATGACTATGGGGACATCCACCTTCCGGCCGTGATCCTGAAGACCTTCCTGCGGGAGCTGCCCCAGCCGCTACTGACCTTCGAGGCCTACGAGCAGATCCTCGAGATCACCA GTGTGGAGAGCAGCCTGCGGGTGACCTGCTGCCGCCAGATCCTGCAGAACCTTCCAGAACACAACTACGCCGTCCTCAGCTACCTCATGGGCTTCCTGCATGAG GTGTCCCAGGAGAGCATCTCGAACAAGATGAACAGCTCCAACCTGGCCTGCGTCTTCGGGCTGAATCTGATCTGGCCGTCCCAGGGGGCCTCCTCCCTGGGTGCCCTCGTGCCCCTGAACCTGTTCACCGAGCTGCTGATTGAGTACCACGAGAAGGTCTTCAGCCGCCGCCTGGAAGAGCGCGGGGCTCAGGCCGGCGAGCGGGGCGGTCCCCGCGCCAGAGGCTCCGCCCCCGACGGAGGCGCCGCTGGAGACAGACCCGCCTCCGGCCTCGCCCGGCCCCCGCTCCCTCCGCGTCCCCTGACCACGGCGTGGAGACTCCTCTAG
- the ARHGAP8 gene encoding rho GTPase-activating protein 8 isoform X2: MPGSSGGGVRTVPPGRPTPQQSMSGLDLEELAEIELQRDEEEAAAIRAARRPSAAPSVAPPAGLDPELSMNHPFYDVARHGILQVAGEDRFGRRVVTFCCCRMPPSHELNHRRLLEYLKYTLDQYVESDYTIIYFHYGLSSQNKPSLRWLQSAYKEFDRRYKKNLKALYVVHPTNFIKILWTILKPLVSHKFGKKVTYFNYLSELREHLKCDQLSIPQEVLRYDEELQNLHAGRLPPPTKTPPPRPPLPTQQFGVSLQYLKDKNQGELIPPVLRYTVTYLREKGLHTEGLFRRSASVQTVREIQRLYNQGKPVNFDDYGDIHLPAVILKTFLRELPQPLLTFEAYEQILEITSVPGEHLEQDEQLQPGLRLRAESDLAVPGGLLPGCPRAPEPVHRAAD, from the exons ATGCCTGGATCCTCGGGAGGCGGCGTCCGGACAGTGCCTCCGGGCCGCCCTACGCCCCAGCAGAGCATGTCCGGGCTGGACCTGGAGGAGCTGGCCGAAATAG AGCTGCAGAGAGATGAGGAGGAGGCCGCCGCCATTCGTGCCGCAAGAAGGCCCTCGGCGGCACCCTCCGTGGCACCCCCGGCTGGCCTGGACCCCGAGCTGAGCATGAACCACCCCTTCTATGACGTGGCCCGACACGGCATCCTGCAGGTGGCAG GGGAGGACCGATTCGGAAGACGAGTTGTCACATTCTGCTGCTGCCGGATGCCCCCCTCCCACGAGCTCAACCACAGGCGGCTGCTGGA GTATTTGAAGTACACGCTGGACCAGTACGTGGAGAGCGATTACACCATCATCTACTTCCACTACGGGCTGAGCAGCCAGAACAAGCCATCCCTTCGCTGGCTCCAGAGCGCCTACAAGGAGTTTGACAGGAG GTACAAGAAGAACCTGAAGGCCCTGTATGTCGTGCACCCCACCAACTTCATCAAAATCCTGTGGACCATCCTGAAGCCCCTTGTCAG tcacAAGTTTGGGAAAAAAGTCACCTACTTCAACTATCTGAGCGAGCTCCGTGAACACCTCAAATGTGACCAGTTGAGCATCCCCCAGGAGGTTCTGCG ATACGACGAGGAGCTTCAGAACCTACACGCCGGCAGGCTGCCCCCTCCCACCAAGACACCCCCACCGCGGCCCCCTCTGCCCACCCAGCAATTCGGCGTCAGTCTGCAATA cCTCAAAGACAAAAATCAAGGTGAACTCATCCCCCCCGTGCTGAGGTACACAGTGACGTACCTGAGAGAGAAAG GACTCCACACCGAGGGCCTGTTCCGGAGATCGGCCAGTGTCCAGACGGTCCGCGAGATCCAGCGGCTCTACAACCAAG GGAAGCCCGTGAACTTCGATGACTATGGGGACATCCACCTTCCGGCCGTGATCCTGAAGACCTTCCTGCGGGAGCTGCCCCAGCCGCTACTGACCTTCGAGGCCTACGAGCAGATCCTCGAGATCACCA GTGTCCCAGGAGAGCATCTCGAACAAGATGAACAGCTCCAACCTGGCCTGCGTCTTCGGGCTGAATCTGATCTGGCCGTCCCAGGGGGCCTCCTCCCTGGGTGCCCTCGTGCCCCTGAACCTGTTCACCGAGCTGCTGATTGA